One stretch of Tachysurus fulvidraco isolate hzauxx_2018 chromosome 12, HZAU_PFXX_2.0, whole genome shotgun sequence DNA includes these proteins:
- the mapkbp1 gene encoding mitogen-activated protein kinase-binding protein 1 isoform X4, with protein MTMENSTIKNRIKNLLRSPSIKLRRNKPRNNKENLGNKVTLEKVLGITAAGNRALACEPHSGLVAYPAGCVVVLLNPKKNKQYHILNNSRKTITTLAFSPDGKYVVTGESGHMPAVRVWDVVARTQVAELQEHKYGVSCVAFSPNSKYIVSVGYQHDMIVNVWAWKKNVLVAANKVSSKVMAVSFSDDSSYFVTAGNRHVKFWYLDHTKASKVNATVPLLGRSGLLGELRNNFFSDVACGKGRKASSTFCITSSGLLCEFNEKRLLDKWVELRTSLATALSVTEDLIFCGCADGTLRAFNPVNLHFLCTLPRPHSLGTDIATITDASHLFAYKLDARYPDTVAVSYDPTNRWLSCVYNDHSLYVWDVRDLHKVGKVYSALYHASCVWSVEMYPQNSESDRACLSPGSFLSCSSDNTIRIWNTDGYNATVKRNVISNDLQKIIYIDNNVTALLDPDCTISNNSEKADPQTSENRTGIRTMCVSPDGQHLASGDRNGILRIHELQSMEEILNVQAHDSEILCLEYSKPETGLRLLATASRDRLIHVLDAQCEYGLVQTLDEHSSSITAVRFAANEGKIRMISCGADKSIYFRTAHKTDEGIMFTRTHHIVRKTTLYDMDIDPLRKYAAVGCQDRSIRIFNISNGKQKKIYKGSQGEDGTLIKVQMDPSGMYVATSCSDKSIHIFDFYTGECVATMFGHSEIVTGMKFTNDCKHLISVSGDSCIFVWRLNPELTISMRQRLSDLKQKSKPVQKSPPVKQHSVSIRKDVHSAPAVGTMFLDSDKEPEEEEVIEEEDEYNFPHRSSGSSTGEETGSSEEKHDSIPEMRNISDSSTAGESSGPRQRRRWSRRLGSADLMVKSMLDLRQLETFAKSPVVNRETVLHPDLDLGSTISLQTIAAWVEDPEVQVSPVPRGHTRPQYIPLSPQTPDTDAVVLYPDGCEDRVSLAGSEYQVKKLAHDTRLPKGNSCPEKQSPDSACSMDYSNSCLSSPDQPGEDSEPTEPLSVDGNSSELDMEDLEEEEEERLRKTEICSSVHQTPDQEVFLKENFANLSDFNTSGSTNCPLQPAITHSISSKFLTGSTGCRQAFVSTSSKTTESKVASELMHLPVSEVRPLMEDRKQISLQELQSRERPTVLHLSPEKKHIHVELSTDFLGSSAGMRKAQSIHSISSEADLPQTSIHLSKEVPPQPLTCERAPPSTLRHTLPSEPLSSTTATQPRDCPTPTKSKPRSYMSPTTSSKAKMSRSVSMSDSLNVNEPNEVTAGSDTHRGSASESYNLRSSSRSKPSSPVVPLPPSCIGSPSRGAVVPTISGAANPNSSKGIQAKLPSSARPQLHLDITKPLPDKPSMASFSPTSKNSKLGHLGNTTPVSVAPLPGPEQCHSSNMQPVTCSVPTATSPLEQQELNTDQSEEPKKIQEKQSTELEETQTKQAIQNQGSTVCLQAASRAQDSDASLSMESCKLAASELQSSFKKAFHFYRMLSSTDQRQEHQEMAQVLTEAFDAVQAGLNSLPRSVESYSDSSSSSSACVLGSGAGVVSEERTLALLEQYSQLLLRAVEKKIDNKF; from the exons GTGTGTGGTGGTGCTCCTGAACCCCAAGAAGAATAAACAGTATCATATTCTCAACAACTCCAG GAAAACAATCACCACTCTAGCTTTCTCACCAGATGGCAAATATGTCGTCACAGGAGAG AGTGGTCATATGCCAGCAGTGCGTGTGTGGGATGTGGTGGCAAGAACTCAGGTGGCAGAACTACAGGAGCATAAGTATGGAGTGTCCTGTGTAGCTTTCTCCCCCAACAGCAAGTACATCGTCAGTGTAGGCTACCAGCATGACATGATTGTTAACGTCTGGGCCTGGAAG AAAAATGTGCTGGTGGCTGCCAATAAAGTCTCCAGTAAAGTGATGGCCGTGTCGTTTTCAGACGACAGCTCCTACTTTGTCACAGCAGGGAATAGACATGTCAAGTTTTGGTATCTTGATCACACCAAGGCTTCCAAG GTCAATGCAACAGTGCCCTTACTGGGTCGTTCTGGGTTGCTGGGTGAGCTCAGGAATAACTTCTTCAGTGATGTGGCTTGTGGCAAGGGCCGGAAGGCCAGCAGCACTTTCTGCATCACCTCCTCTGGCCTGCTGTGTGAGTTCAATGAAAAGAGGCTGCTGGATAAGTGGGTAGAGCTTAGG ACTAGCTTAGCTACTGCACTGTCTGTCACTGAAGATCTGATATTCTGTGGCTGTGCTGATGGAACTCTGCGAGCTTTTAACCCGGTCAACCTGCATTTCCTCTGCACTCTGCCCCGCCCACACAGCCTGGGCACTGACATCGCCACCATCACTGACGCAAG TCACCTCTTTGCATACAAGTTGGATGCTCGGTACCCTGACACAGTGGCTGTCTCATATGACCCCACCAACCGCTGGCTGTCCTGTGTTTACAACGATCATAGTCTGTATGTCTGGGATGTTCGTGACCTCCACAAAGTGGGAAAAGTTTACTCTGCCCTGTATCATGCctcatgtgtgtggagtgtagAG ATGTATCCACAGAACAGTGAGAGCGATCGAGCTTGTCTCTCTCCAGGATCGTTCCTTAGCTGCTCTTCTGACAATACCATTCGCATTTGGAACACAGACGGATACAATGCTACAGTGAAGCGTAACGTTATCAGCAAT GACCTccagaaaataatttatatagaCAATAATGTCACTGCTTTGTTGGACCCAGACTGCACCATCTCCAACAATTCAGAGAAAGCTGATCCACAGACCTCAGAGAACAGGACTGGCATTAGGACCATGTGTGTCAGCCCGGACGGTCAGCACCTGGCATCAGGGGACCGCAATGGAATACTAAG GATCCATGAGCTACAGAGCATGGAGGAGATTCTGAATGTGCAGGCCCATGACTCCGAGATCCTATGTCTGGAATATTCAAAGCCAGAGACAG GCCTGAGGCTATTGGCCACAGCAAGCAGAGACAGGCTGATCCATGTTCTTGATGCTCAGTGTGAGTATGGTCTGGTGCAGACACTTGATGAACATTCCTCCTCCATCACTGCAGTGCGGTTTGCTG CAAACGAAGGCAAAATCAGAATGATCAGCTGTGGTGCTGACAAAAGTATCTACTTCCGCACAGCACATAAG ACAGATGAAGGAATCATGTTTACACGCACCCACCATATTGTGAGGAAGACTACTCTGTACGATATGGATATTGACCCCCTGCGCAAGTACGCTGCTGTTGGCTGCCAGGACCGTAGCATCAG GATCTTTAACATCAGCAAtggcaaacagaaaaaaatatataagggCTCTCAGGGGGAGGATGGCACCCTCATTAAG gTCCAAATGGATCCATCTGGGATGTACGTGGCTACTAGCTGCTCAGACAAAAGCATCCACATTTTTGACTTCTACACTGGGGAGTGTGTAGCCACCATGTTCGGGCACTCAG AGATTGTCACTGGGATGAAGTTTACCAATGATTGCAAGCATCTGATATCAGTGTCAGGGGACAG CTGCATCTTTGTGTGGAGACTAAACCCAGAGCTGACCATCAGTATGAGACAAAGACTTTCTGATCTTAAACAGAAGAGCAAACCTGTACAGAAAAGCCCCCCTGTCAAACAACATTCAGTCAG CATTAGGAAAGATGTGCACAGTGCTCCGGCTGTGGGCACTATGTTCCTAGACAGTGATAAAGAGCCGGAGGAAGAAGAGGTTATTGAAGAGGAGGATGAATACAATTTTCCTCACCGATCTTCTGGCAGCAGCACTGGAGAAGAGACTG GATCATCAGAGGAGAAGCATGACTCCATACCAGAGATgagaaat ATTTCTGATAGCAGTACAGCAGGTGAGAGCTCTGGTCCAAGGCAAAGGCGACGCTGGTCCAGGCGTCTAGGCAGTGCGGATTTGATGGTGAAGTCCATGCTGGACCTGAGGCAGCTGGAGACATTTGCTAAGTCCCCAGTTGTCAACCGAGAGACTGTGCTGCATCCAGATCTGGATCTTGGCAGTACCATCAGTCTACAGACCATTGCTGCATGG GTGGAGGATCCAGAAGTGCAGGTCTCGCCTGTCCCAAGAGGACACACACGTCCTCAGTACATCCCACTTTCACCTCAGACACCAGACACAGATGCTGTGGTGCTTTACCCTGATGGCTGTGAGGACAGAGTGAGCCTGGCAGGCAG TGAGTACCAGGTCAAGAAGTTAGCCCATGATACGAGATTGCCTAAAGGAAACTCGTGTCCTGAGAAGCAGAGCCCTGACAGCGCATGCTCAATGGATTATTCCAACAGCTGTCTGTCTAGCCCAGATCAGCCTGGAGAAG ACTCTGAACCCACTGAGCCACTGAGCGTGGATGGAAACTCATCTGAGCTGGACATGGAAGACctagaagaggaagaggaggagcgcCTGAGGAAGACTGAGATCTGTAGCTCTGTGCATCAGACACCAGACCAGGAAGTCTTCCTCAAAGAAAACTTTGCAAACTTGTCAGACTTCAAcacctcag GAAGTACTAATTGTCCTCTTCAGCCAGCAATCACTCACAGCATTTCATCAAAGTTTCTCACTGGTTCCACTGGCTG CAGGCAGGCATTTGTTAGCACTTCAAGCAAAACTACTGAGAGTAAGGTTGCTAGTGAATTGATGCATCTCCCAGTTTCTGAGGTGCGCCCACTTATGGAGGACAGAAAACAGATCAGCCTGCAAGAACTCCAGAGCCGTGAGAGGCCTACTGTTCTGCACTTAAGCCCTGAGAAGAAACACATCCATGTAGAACTTTCTACTGATTTTCTGGGTTCCTCAGCTGGTATGAGGAAAGCCCAGTCCATCCACAGCATCTCTTCAGAGG CTGATTTGCCTCAGACATCAATACATCTTTCAAAGGAGGTTCCCCCTCAGCCTCTGACTTGCGAGCGTGCTCCACCATCCACACTGCGCCACACACTTCCCAGTGAACCTCTCTCAAGCACGACAGCTACCCAACCAAGGGACTGTCCTACACCAACTAAGTCCAAACCACGCTCATACATGAGCCCTACCACCAGTTCCAAAGCCAAGATGTCACGCTCCGTGTCCATGAGTGACAGCCTGAATGTGAATGAGCCCAATGAAGTAACTGCAGGCTCAGACACCCACCGAGGCTCAGCATCAGAATCTTACAACCTTCGCAGTTCTTCTCGCAGCAAACCCTCATCACCTGTAGTCCCATTGCCCCCTTCATGTATTGGGTCTCCCTCCCGTGGTGCTGTTGTACCCACCATAAGTGGTGCTGCCAATCCTAACTCTTCTAAAGGCATCCAAGCCAAATTACCCAGCAGTGCCCGTCCACAGCTACACCTGGACATCACAAAACCTCTCCCAGATAAGCCATCCATGGCCTCCTTTTCTCCTACCAGCAAGAATTCCAAGCTTGGCCATCTTGGTAACACTACTCCAGTAAGTGTAGCACCCCTTCCAGGACCAGAGCAGTGTCATTCCAGCAACATGCAGCCAGTCACATGCTCAGTCCCTACTGCCACCAGCCCACTGGAGCAACAGGAGCTAAATACTGATCAGTCTGAAGAGCCAAAGAAGATCCAAGAAAAACAGAGTACAGAGCTGGAGGAGACTCAGACCAAGCAGGCAATTCAGAATCAGGGAAGCACAGTTTGTCTGCAGGCCGCCAGTCGAGCCCAGGATTCAG ATGCATCTCTCAGTATGGAGTCATGCAAGCTTGCAGCAAGTGAACTTCAAAGTAGTTTTAAAAAGGCATTCCACTTCTACAGGATG CTGAGTTCCACAGACCAGAGGCAGGAGCATCAGGAGATGGCTCAGGTGTTGACTGAGGCATTTGATGCAGTACAGGCTGGGTTGAACTCCTTGCCACGTTCTGTAGAAAGCTACTCTGactccagcagcagcagctctgcgTGTGTGCTGGGCAGTGGGGCAGGTGTTGTGAGTGAGGAACGAACATTGGCATTGTTGGAGCAGTATTCACAGCTTCTCCTCAGAGCTGTGGAGAAGAAGATAGACAACAAATTCTga
- the mapkbp1 gene encoding mitogen-activated protein kinase-binding protein 1 isoform X2 — protein sequence MTMENSTIKNRIKNLLRSPSIKLRRNKPRNNKENLGNKVTLEKVLGITAAGNRALACEPHSGLVAYPAGCVVVLLNPKKNKQYHILNNSRKTITTLAFSPDGKYVVTGESGHMPAVRVWDVVARTQVAELQEHKYGVSCVAFSPNSKYIVSVGYQHDMIVNVWAWKKNVLVAANKVSSKVMAVSFSDDSSYFVTAGNRHVKFWYLDHTKASKVNATVPLLGRSGLLGELRNNFFSDVACGKGRKASSTFCITSSGLLCEFNEKRLLDKWVELRKNDNITTSLATALSVTEDLIFCGCADGTLRAFNPVNLHFLCTLPRPHSLGTDIATITDASHLFAYKLDARYPDTVAVSYDPTNRWLSCVYNDHSLYVWDVRDLHKVGKVYSALYHASCVWSVEMYPQNSESDRACLSPGSFLSCSSDNTIRIWNTDGYNATVKRNVISNDLQKIIYIDNNVTALLDPDCTISNNSEKADPQTSENRTGIRTMCVSPDGQHLASGDRNGILRIHELQSMEEILNVQAHDSEILCLEYSKPETGLRLLATASRDRLIHVLDAQCEYGLVQTLDEHSSSITAVRFAANEGKIRMISCGADKSIYFRTAHKTDEGIMFTRTHHIVRKTTLYDMDIDPLRKYAAVGCQDRSIRIFNISNGKQKKIYKGSQGEDGTLIKVQMDPSGMYVATSCSDKSIHIFDFYTGECVATMFGHSEIVTGMKFTNDCKHLISVSGDSCIFVWRLNPELTISMRQRLSDLKQKSKPVQKSPPVKQHSVSIRKDVHSAPAVGTMFLDSDKEPEEEEVIEEEDEYNFPHRSSGSSTGEETGSSEEKHDSIPEMRNISDSSTAGESSGPRQRRRWSRRLGSADLMVKSMLDLRQLETFAKSPVVNRETVLHPDLDLGSTISLQTIAAWVEDPEVQVSPVPRGHTRPQYIPLSPQTPDTDAVVLYPDGCEDRVSLAGSEYQVKKLAHDTRLPKGNSCPEKQSPDSACSMDYSNSCLSSPDQPGEDSEPTEPLSVDGNSSELDMEDLEEEEEERLRKTEICSSVHQTPDQEVFLKENFANLSDFNTSGSTNCPLQPAITHSISSKFLTGSTGWQAFVSTSSKTTESKVASELMHLPVSEVRPLMEDRKQISLQELQSRERPTVLHLSPEKKHIHVELSTDFLGSSAGMRKAQSIHSISSEADLPQTSIHLSKEVPPQPLTCERAPPSTLRHTLPSEPLSSTTATQPRDCPTPTKSKPRSYMSPTTSSKAKMSRSVSMSDSLNVNEPNEVTAGSDTHRGSASESYNLRSSSRSKPSSPVVPLPPSCIGSPSRGAVVPTISGAANPNSSKGIQAKLPSSARPQLHLDITKPLPDKPSMASFSPTSKNSKLGHLGNTTPVSVAPLPGPEQCHSSNMQPVTCSVPTATSPLEQQELNTDQSEEPKKIQEKQSTELEETQTKQAIQNQGSTVCLQAASRAQDSDASLSMESCKLAASELQSSFKKAFHFYRMLSSTDQRQEHQEMAQVLTEAFDAVQAGLNSLPRSVESYSDSSSSSSACVLGSGAGVVSEERTLALLEQYSQLLLRAVEKKIDNKF from the exons GTGTGTGGTGGTGCTCCTGAACCCCAAGAAGAATAAACAGTATCATATTCTCAACAACTCCAG GAAAACAATCACCACTCTAGCTTTCTCACCAGATGGCAAATATGTCGTCACAGGAGAG AGTGGTCATATGCCAGCAGTGCGTGTGTGGGATGTGGTGGCAAGAACTCAGGTGGCAGAACTACAGGAGCATAAGTATGGAGTGTCCTGTGTAGCTTTCTCCCCCAACAGCAAGTACATCGTCAGTGTAGGCTACCAGCATGACATGATTGTTAACGTCTGGGCCTGGAAG AAAAATGTGCTGGTGGCTGCCAATAAAGTCTCCAGTAAAGTGATGGCCGTGTCGTTTTCAGACGACAGCTCCTACTTTGTCACAGCAGGGAATAGACATGTCAAGTTTTGGTATCTTGATCACACCAAGGCTTCCAAG GTCAATGCAACAGTGCCCTTACTGGGTCGTTCTGGGTTGCTGGGTGAGCTCAGGAATAACTTCTTCAGTGATGTGGCTTGTGGCAAGGGCCGGAAGGCCAGCAGCACTTTCTGCATCACCTCCTCTGGCCTGCTGTGTGAGTTCAATGAAAAGAGGCTGCTGGATAAGTGGGTAGAGCTTAGG AAAAACGACAATATTACA ACTAGCTTAGCTACTGCACTGTCTGTCACTGAAGATCTGATATTCTGTGGCTGTGCTGATGGAACTCTGCGAGCTTTTAACCCGGTCAACCTGCATTTCCTCTGCACTCTGCCCCGCCCACACAGCCTGGGCACTGACATCGCCACCATCACTGACGCAAG TCACCTCTTTGCATACAAGTTGGATGCTCGGTACCCTGACACAGTGGCTGTCTCATATGACCCCACCAACCGCTGGCTGTCCTGTGTTTACAACGATCATAGTCTGTATGTCTGGGATGTTCGTGACCTCCACAAAGTGGGAAAAGTTTACTCTGCCCTGTATCATGCctcatgtgtgtggagtgtagAG ATGTATCCACAGAACAGTGAGAGCGATCGAGCTTGTCTCTCTCCAGGATCGTTCCTTAGCTGCTCTTCTGACAATACCATTCGCATTTGGAACACAGACGGATACAATGCTACAGTGAAGCGTAACGTTATCAGCAAT GACCTccagaaaataatttatatagaCAATAATGTCACTGCTTTGTTGGACCCAGACTGCACCATCTCCAACAATTCAGAGAAAGCTGATCCACAGACCTCAGAGAACAGGACTGGCATTAGGACCATGTGTGTCAGCCCGGACGGTCAGCACCTGGCATCAGGGGACCGCAATGGAATACTAAG GATCCATGAGCTACAGAGCATGGAGGAGATTCTGAATGTGCAGGCCCATGACTCCGAGATCCTATGTCTGGAATATTCAAAGCCAGAGACAG GCCTGAGGCTATTGGCCACAGCAAGCAGAGACAGGCTGATCCATGTTCTTGATGCTCAGTGTGAGTATGGTCTGGTGCAGACACTTGATGAACATTCCTCCTCCATCACTGCAGTGCGGTTTGCTG CAAACGAAGGCAAAATCAGAATGATCAGCTGTGGTGCTGACAAAAGTATCTACTTCCGCACAGCACATAAG ACAGATGAAGGAATCATGTTTACACGCACCCACCATATTGTGAGGAAGACTACTCTGTACGATATGGATATTGACCCCCTGCGCAAGTACGCTGCTGTTGGCTGCCAGGACCGTAGCATCAG GATCTTTAACATCAGCAAtggcaaacagaaaaaaatatataagggCTCTCAGGGGGAGGATGGCACCCTCATTAAG gTCCAAATGGATCCATCTGGGATGTACGTGGCTACTAGCTGCTCAGACAAAAGCATCCACATTTTTGACTTCTACACTGGGGAGTGTGTAGCCACCATGTTCGGGCACTCAG AGATTGTCACTGGGATGAAGTTTACCAATGATTGCAAGCATCTGATATCAGTGTCAGGGGACAG CTGCATCTTTGTGTGGAGACTAAACCCAGAGCTGACCATCAGTATGAGACAAAGACTTTCTGATCTTAAACAGAAGAGCAAACCTGTACAGAAAAGCCCCCCTGTCAAACAACATTCAGTCAG CATTAGGAAAGATGTGCACAGTGCTCCGGCTGTGGGCACTATGTTCCTAGACAGTGATAAAGAGCCGGAGGAAGAAGAGGTTATTGAAGAGGAGGATGAATACAATTTTCCTCACCGATCTTCTGGCAGCAGCACTGGAGAAGAGACTG GATCATCAGAGGAGAAGCATGACTCCATACCAGAGATgagaaat ATTTCTGATAGCAGTACAGCAGGTGAGAGCTCTGGTCCAAGGCAAAGGCGACGCTGGTCCAGGCGTCTAGGCAGTGCGGATTTGATGGTGAAGTCCATGCTGGACCTGAGGCAGCTGGAGACATTTGCTAAGTCCCCAGTTGTCAACCGAGAGACTGTGCTGCATCCAGATCTGGATCTTGGCAGTACCATCAGTCTACAGACCATTGCTGCATGG GTGGAGGATCCAGAAGTGCAGGTCTCGCCTGTCCCAAGAGGACACACACGTCCTCAGTACATCCCACTTTCACCTCAGACACCAGACACAGATGCTGTGGTGCTTTACCCTGATGGCTGTGAGGACAGAGTGAGCCTGGCAGGCAG TGAGTACCAGGTCAAGAAGTTAGCCCATGATACGAGATTGCCTAAAGGAAACTCGTGTCCTGAGAAGCAGAGCCCTGACAGCGCATGCTCAATGGATTATTCCAACAGCTGTCTGTCTAGCCCAGATCAGCCTGGAGAAG ACTCTGAACCCACTGAGCCACTGAGCGTGGATGGAAACTCATCTGAGCTGGACATGGAAGACctagaagaggaagaggaggagcgcCTGAGGAAGACTGAGATCTGTAGCTCTGTGCATCAGACACCAGACCAGGAAGTCTTCCTCAAAGAAAACTTTGCAAACTTGTCAGACTTCAAcacctcag GAAGTACTAATTGTCCTCTTCAGCCAGCAATCACTCACAGCATTTCATCAAAGTTTCTCACTGGTTCCACTGGCTG GCAGGCATTTGTTAGCACTTCAAGCAAAACTACTGAGAGTAAGGTTGCTAGTGAATTGATGCATCTCCCAGTTTCTGAGGTGCGCCCACTTATGGAGGACAGAAAACAGATCAGCCTGCAAGAACTCCAGAGCCGTGAGAGGCCTACTGTTCTGCACTTAAGCCCTGAGAAGAAACACATCCATGTAGAACTTTCTACTGATTTTCTGGGTTCCTCAGCTGGTATGAGGAAAGCCCAGTCCATCCACAGCATCTCTTCAGAGG CTGATTTGCCTCAGACATCAATACATCTTTCAAAGGAGGTTCCCCCTCAGCCTCTGACTTGCGAGCGTGCTCCACCATCCACACTGCGCCACACACTTCCCAGTGAACCTCTCTCAAGCACGACAGCTACCCAACCAAGGGACTGTCCTACACCAACTAAGTCCAAACCACGCTCATACATGAGCCCTACCACCAGTTCCAAAGCCAAGATGTCACGCTCCGTGTCCATGAGTGACAGCCTGAATGTGAATGAGCCCAATGAAGTAACTGCAGGCTCAGACACCCACCGAGGCTCAGCATCAGAATCTTACAACCTTCGCAGTTCTTCTCGCAGCAAACCCTCATCACCTGTAGTCCCATTGCCCCCTTCATGTATTGGGTCTCCCTCCCGTGGTGCTGTTGTACCCACCATAAGTGGTGCTGCCAATCCTAACTCTTCTAAAGGCATCCAAGCCAAATTACCCAGCAGTGCCCGTCCACAGCTACACCTGGACATCACAAAACCTCTCCCAGATAAGCCATCCATGGCCTCCTTTTCTCCTACCAGCAAGAATTCCAAGCTTGGCCATCTTGGTAACACTACTCCAGTAAGTGTAGCACCCCTTCCAGGACCAGAGCAGTGTCATTCCAGCAACATGCAGCCAGTCACATGCTCAGTCCCTACTGCCACCAGCCCACTGGAGCAACAGGAGCTAAATACTGATCAGTCTGAAGAGCCAAAGAAGATCCAAGAAAAACAGAGTACAGAGCTGGAGGAGACTCAGACCAAGCAGGCAATTCAGAATCAGGGAAGCACAGTTTGTCTGCAGGCCGCCAGTCGAGCCCAGGATTCAG ATGCATCTCTCAGTATGGAGTCATGCAAGCTTGCAGCAAGTGAACTTCAAAGTAGTTTTAAAAAGGCATTCCACTTCTACAGGATG CTGAGTTCCACAGACCAGAGGCAGGAGCATCAGGAGATGGCTCAGGTGTTGACTGAGGCATTTGATGCAGTACAGGCTGGGTTGAACTCCTTGCCACGTTCTGTAGAAAGCTACTCTGactccagcagcagcagctctgcgTGTGTGCTGGGCAGTGGGGCAGGTGTTGTGAGTGAGGAACGAACATTGGCATTGTTGGAGCAGTATTCACAGCTTCTCCTCAGAGCTGTGGAGAAGAAGATAGACAACAAATTCTga